The following proteins are co-located in the Echinicola sp. 20G genome:
- a CDS encoding DUF420 domain-containing protein, which yields MEKNSISSPKEEKGVYRVITIISILIPVVVAILLFMPSKLDLASEWVYFLPHLNAVINFTASLALIAGLVFIKNKRINFHRICMTIAFGLGAIFLVSYVVYHASAESTSFGGEGLIRTVYFVILLTHIVLAAVALFPILLAYYYGTKGMVEKHRKIVRYAYPIWLYVTISGVIVYLMISPYYSH from the coding sequence ATGGAAAAGAATAGCATTTCATCCCCAAAAGAGGAAAAAGGGGTTTATAGAGTAATTACCATCATTTCTATTTTGATTCCTGTGGTGGTAGCGATCTTGTTATTTATGCCTTCTAAGCTTGATCTGGCCAGCGAATGGGTTTATTTTCTACCACATCTCAATGCTGTAATCAACTTTACTGCCAGCTTAGCATTGATTGCTGGCTTGGTTTTTATCAAAAATAAAAGGATTAATTTTCATCGGATTTGCATGACAATAGCCTTCGGCTTAGGAGCTATATTCTTGGTTTCTTATGTGGTTTACCATGCATCTGCAGAAAGCACCAGCTTTGGTGGAGAAGGTCTTATTCGAACGGTTTATTTTGTTATTCTGCTTACACATATTGTGTTGGCTGCGGTAGCATTATTCCCTATTCTTTTGGCGTATTATTATGGTACCAAAGGTATGGTGGAGAAGCATCGGAAAATTGTGAGATATGCTTATCCTATTTGGCTCTATGTCACCATTAGTGGAGTGATCGTTTACTTGATGATCAGTCCTTACTATTCACATTAA
- a CDS encoding cbb3-type cytochrome c oxidase subunit I, whose product MAVANISSHGTTAHDHHDDHAHSDNFITKYIFSTDHKMIGKQFLVTGIVWALIGGFLSILFRLQLGFPEMDMTFLKPLLGGWIDESGALDTNFYLALVTMHGTIMVFFVLTAGLSGTFSNYLIPLQIGARDMASGFMNMLSYWFFFMAGLIMFISLFISTGPAGGGWVIYPPLSALQQAIPGSGLGMTLWLVAMVFFIASQLLGGINYITTVINLRTKGMSFSRLPLTIWSFFLTAVIGLLSFPVLFAAALLLVFDRSFGTSFYLSDIYIGGEALPNTGGSAVLFQHLFWFLGHPEVYIVLLPALGITSEVIATNSRKPIFGYKAMILSMLGITVLSFVVWAHHMFVSGMNPFLGSIFMFLTLIIAVPSAVKVFNYLTTLWRGNLVFTPAMLFSIGLVSFFISGGLTGIFLGNSAVDIQLHDTYFVVAHFHLVMGSASFFGLMAGVYHWFPKMFGRMMDAKLGYIHFWLTFVGVYMVFFPMHYIGIAGFPRRYYSWTNFNFADMYTDLNMFVSVAAIITFGSQFIFLFNFFYSMYRGRRAPQNPWKSNTLEWTTPVEPGHGNWPGEIPTVYRWPYDYSKPGAKDDFIPQTVPLSSTPESNLPHEAEQVKLEKEIMAEEGGDVLVANESKDA is encoded by the coding sequence ATGGCAGTAGCTAACATATCATCACACGGTACTACGGCACATGATCATCACGATGATCATGCACATAGTGATAACTTTATCACTAAGTATATCTTTAGTACCGACCATAAAATGATTGGTAAGCAGTTTTTGGTTACCGGTATTGTATGGGCACTAATCGGTGGTTTCCTTTCAATCCTATTCAGGTTGCAATTAGGTTTCCCTGAGATGGACATGACTTTCCTAAAGCCTTTATTGGGTGGATGGATTGACGAAAGTGGTGCTTTGGATACCAATTTCTATTTGGCCTTGGTGACCATGCACGGAACCATCATGGTATTCTTTGTATTGACAGCTGGTCTGAGTGGTACATTCTCTAATTACTTGATTCCACTTCAGATTGGTGCTAGAGACATGGCTTCTGGATTTATGAACATGCTTTCTTACTGGTTCTTCTTTATGGCTGGTTTGATCATGTTTATTTCCTTGTTTATTTCTACTGGTCCTGCCGGTGGTGGTTGGGTGATTTATCCTCCTTTGTCTGCTTTGCAGCAGGCTATTCCAGGTTCAGGTCTAGGAATGACGCTTTGGTTGGTGGCTATGGTGTTCTTTATTGCTTCTCAGTTGTTGGGTGGTATCAATTACATCACTACTGTTATTAACTTGAGAACAAAGGGAATGTCTTTCTCTAGACTTCCTTTGACCATTTGGTCATTCTTCTTGACTGCAGTGATTGGACTATTGTCTTTCCCTGTATTATTTGCTGCGGCATTGTTATTGGTATTTGATAGAAGTTTCGGTACTTCTTTCTACTTGTCAGATATTTATATTGGTGGAGAGGCTTTGCCGAATACTGGTGGTAGTGCCGTGTTGTTCCAGCACTTGTTCTGGTTCCTAGGTCACCCAGAAGTATACATCGTATTGCTTCCTGCATTGGGTATCACTTCAGAAGTAATTGCAACCAATTCTAGAAAGCCAATCTTCGGTTACAAAGCCATGATTCTTTCCATGTTGGGCATTACTGTATTGTCTTTCGTGGTGTGGGCTCACCATATGTTCGTGTCTGGAATGAATCCATTCTTAGGGTCTATCTTTATGTTCTTGACATTGATTATTGCCGTACCTTCAGCTGTAAAAGTATTTAACTACCTGACTACTCTTTGGAGAGGCAACTTGGTATTTACGCCAGCGATGCTTTTCTCTATCGGTTTGGTATCTTTCTTTATCTCTGGAGGTCTAACTGGTATTTTCTTGGGTAACTCTGCTGTGGATATTCAGCTTCACGACACTTATTTCGTAGTGGCTCACTTCCACTTGGTAATGGGATCTGCTTCGTTCTTTGGATTGATGGCAGGTGTATACCACTGGTTCCCTAAAATGTTTGGTAGAATGATGGATGCCAAATTAGGTTATATCCACTTCTGGTTGACATTCGTAGGAGTTTACATGGTGTTCTTCCCAATGCACTACATCGGTATTGCGGGATTCCCTAGAAGATACTATAGCTGGACGAACTTTAACTTTGCTGACATGTATACAGACTTGAACATGTTTGTATCTGTAGCAGCGATCATTACTTTCGGTTCTCAGTTTATCTTCTTGTTCAACTTCTTCTACAGCATGTATAGAGGAAGAAGAGCACCTCAAAACCCATGGAAATCCAATACTTTGGAGTGGACTACTCCAGTGGAGCCTGGGCATGGTAACTGGCCTGGAGAAATTCCAACGGTTTACAGATGGCCATATGATTACTCCAAACCAGGTGCAAAAGATGACTTTATTCCTCAAACTGTACCATTGTCTTCAACTCCAGAGTCTAACTTACCTCACGAAGCGGAGCAGGTGAAATTGGAGAAGGAAATTATGGCAGAAGAGGGTGGAGATGTCCTTGTAGCTAATGAATCAAAAGACGCTTAA
- a CDS encoding cytochrome c oxidase subunit 3 — protein sequence MEEKLAYIEEAEQPIAMHPKKFALWLFIVSVVMIFAALTSAFIVRQGEGNWLDYDLPQVLWFTSGIILLSSASLHWAYISAKNDQLTNLKVALSITTVLGIAFLIGQWYSWVALVERDVYFVGNPAGSFMYVLTGLHAAHLISGVIFLIIVLISSFRYKIHSQRMNTMEMCATYWHFLGGLWIYLFVFLLLNH from the coding sequence ATGGAAGAGAAGTTAGCATACATAGAGGAGGCAGAGCAACCTATTGCCATGCACCCGAAGAAGTTTGCCTTGTGGTTATTTATCGTGAGTGTGGTCATGATATTTGCAGCGTTGACCAGCGCATTTATAGTAAGACAGGGTGAAGGGAATTGGTTGGATTATGATTTGCCACAAGTACTTTGGTTTACCTCAGGTATTATTTTACTGAGCAGTGCCAGTCTGCATTGGGCTTATATTTCAGCCAAAAATGATCAACTGACCAACCTTAAAGTGGCACTGTCCATCACAACTGTTTTGGGGATTGCGTTCTTGATCGGTCAGTGGTACAGTTGGGTTGCCTTGGTGGAAAGAGATGTTTATTTTGTGGGGAATCCAGCAGGTTCATTTATGTATGTACTGACGGGATTGCACGCAGCGCACTTGATAAGCGGTGTGATATTTCTAATTATTGTATTAATTTCGTCCTTTAGATATAAAATTCATTCCCAGAGGATGAATACCATGGAAATGTGTGCTACTTATTGGCACTTTCTGGGTGGGCTTTGGATCTATCTATTTGTGTTTTTATTATTGAATCATTAA
- a CDS encoding cytochrome C oxidase subunit IV family protein produces MSLHENNSTLEVLPRNKEKIKKIWKTALILLVITSVEFLLAFTMERGMLLFAIFIGLTLVKAAYIMMEFMHLKDESKTLFWSIMLPLIFLVWLLIALSKEGADIFMYRW; encoded by the coding sequence ATGTCATTACACGAAAATAACAGCACATTGGAGGTATTGCCTCGCAATAAAGAGAAGATCAAAAAAATATGGAAGACAGCTTTGATCCTTTTGGTGATCACTTCCGTAGAATTCTTGTTGGCTTTTACCATGGAAAGGGGAATGTTATTGTTCGCCATATTCATTGGTCTTACTTTGGTGAAAGCGGCCTACATCATGATGGAATTCATGCACTTGAAAGATGAGTCCAAGACCTTGTTTTGGTCTATCATGCTTCCTTTGATCTTTTTGGTTTGGTTGCTAATAGCCCTATCCAAAGAAGGTGCTGACATCTTTATGTATAGATGGTAA
- a CDS encoding quinol:cytochrome C oxidoreductase, with protein MAHVTNFNLDQKFDFTAALKKSIMLMGGIGAILLVIGIFTSMGGGEHGHEAAGHGTEHVEAPADHGDHAAEAGHAEEGDHHAEAAHEDEGHGGYHWSKRFFANLWINNVYFAGIAIIGVFFFAIQYAAQAGWATAILRVMISFGNWLPFAAILMIVTYFIAGHDLFHWTHHDLFVEGGAHYDKIIDGKGGFFYWPLAKGSFPIFWVARMVIFFGLWIFFFNKLKNLSFQEDLNGGTSYWYNIRKWSAIFLVIFAVSSSISAWDWVMSIDTHWFSTLFGWYVFASWFVAGLSSITLVTIMLKERGYLEMFNENHLHDLGKFVFGFSIFWTYLWFSQFLLIYYANIPEESVYFIERLSSDKYGAFIFVNLIMNFVLPFLVLMTRDAKRHAIFLKVVCTLIIIGHWVDFFLMVQPGTLGHNGGVGFMEIGMFMLYGSVVIMVVLTGLSKKNLIAKNHPMLEETYHHHI; from the coding sequence ATGGCGCACGTTACAAATTTTAACCTGGATCAAAAATTTGACTTCACGGCTGCTCTGAAGAAGTCCATCATGCTGATGGGAGGTATTGGAGCGATCTTGTTAGTCATTGGAATCTTCACTTCTATGGGAGGTGGGGAACACGGACACGAAGCGGCCGGTCATGGAACTGAACATGTAGAAGCTCCTGCTGATCACGGCGACCATGCTGCTGAGGCTGGACATGCAGAGGAAGGTGATCATCATGCTGAAGCTGCTCATGAAGATGAAGGACATGGTGGATACCACTGGTCAAAGCGTTTCTTCGCCAATCTGTGGATTAACAATGTGTATTTTGCAGGAATCGCCATTATTGGTGTATTTTTCTTTGCCATTCAATATGCAGCACAAGCAGGATGGGCTACAGCAATCTTGAGAGTAATGATCTCTTTTGGTAACTGGTTGCCGTTTGCTGCGATTTTAATGATCGTAACGTACTTTATTGCAGGACATGATCTGTTCCACTGGACACATCATGATCTTTTTGTGGAAGGTGGTGCTCATTATGACAAAATCATTGATGGAAAAGGTGGATTTTTCTACTGGCCATTGGCAAAAGGTAGCTTCCCGATTTTCTGGGTAGCCAGAATGGTAATCTTCTTTGGCTTATGGATCTTCTTCTTCAACAAATTGAAAAACCTTTCTTTCCAGGAAGACTTGAATGGAGGAACTAGCTATTGGTATAACATTAGAAAATGGTCAGCTATTTTCTTGGTAATCTTTGCCGTTTCTTCTTCTATCAGTGCTTGGGATTGGGTAATGTCAATTGATACACACTGGTTCTCTACACTTTTTGGATGGTATGTATTTGCCTCTTGGTTTGTAGCAGGGCTTTCCTCTATTACTTTGGTGACCATTATGTTGAAGGAGAGAGGTTATTTGGAAATGTTCAATGAAAACCACCTTCACGATTTAGGTAAGTTTGTATTTGGATTCTCCATCTTCTGGACTTATTTGTGGTTCTCTCAATTCCTATTGATCTATTACGCCAACATTCCTGAGGAATCTGTTTACTTTATAGAAAGATTGAGCAGCGATAAGTATGGTGCCTTTATCTTTGTTAACTTGATCATGAACTTCGTATTGCCATTCTTGGTATTGATGACCAGAGATGCGAAGAGACATGCTATTTTCTTGAAAGTAGTTTGTACTTTGATTATCATTGGACACTGGGTTGACTTCTTCTTGATGGTTCAACCAGGTACCTTAGGACATAACGGTGGGGTTGGTTTCATGGAGATTGGCATGTTTATGTTGTATGGATCAGTGGTTATTATGGTTGTGTTGACAGGTCTTTCTAAGAAAAACTTGATCGCTAAGAACCACCCAATGTTGGAGGAAACTTATCATCATCACATTTAA
- a CDS encoding heme A synthase, with protein MNQKTLKNISSFRRVSLITVIAVYFLILVGGIVRSSGSGMGCPDWPKCFGCWVPPTDASQLPENYQEVYLNKRLEKNERFVKMLHALGFHEKAEEIKHDKAILIEGEFNATKTWIEYLNRLTGAVIGLLVIATFLYSWKLRQEDKLLPLLSFLNLGLVIFQGWIGSIVVSTNLLHWMITVHMILALLIVCLLLYVHYRAYKLNHVVKLKTDRPSHLFVVLIIGFVLMMLQVVWGTQVREQVDMVAVKFGNLFRAEWIDHLGIDFLIHRSFSLLLLGIHLWFIYKVYRLSYRKSSILKWSQIMVVLIFFEIITGAGMAYFGIPAFLQPIHLLVGSLIIGVQFVILLQLRDQKKIVLNTSKS; from the coding sequence ATGAATCAAAAGACGCTTAAAAATATTAGCAGCTTTCGCAGGGTCAGTTTGATCACTGTGATAGCTGTTTATTTCTTGATTTTGGTTGGAGGGATTGTCCGCAGTTCCGGTTCCGGAATGGGATGTCCAGACTGGCCAAAATGCTTCGGGTGTTGGGTGCCTCCAACAGATGCCAGTCAACTTCCCGAAAATTATCAAGAAGTTTATCTCAACAAAAGGTTAGAGAAAAACGAAAGGTTTGTCAAAATGCTTCATGCCTTGGGCTTCCATGAGAAGGCTGAGGAAATCAAGCATGATAAAGCAATACTTATCGAAGGTGAGTTTAATGCGACAAAGACCTGGATTGAATATCTGAATAGGCTTACCGGAGCGGTTATTGGCTTATTGGTAATAGCCACTTTCCTATATTCATGGAAATTGCGACAAGAAGATAAGTTACTGCCTCTTCTTTCCTTCCTGAATTTGGGGTTGGTTATTTTCCAAGGCTGGATTGGTTCCATAGTGGTATCGACCAATCTCCTTCACTGGATGATTACGGTACACATGATCTTGGCTTTACTGATTGTATGTTTATTGCTTTATGTTCACTATAGGGCATACAAACTGAATCATGTTGTAAAACTGAAGACGGATAGGCCTTCTCATTTATTTGTAGTATTAATCATTGGTTTTGTACTGATGATGCTGCAAGTTGTCTGGGGAACACAGGTAAGAGAGCAGGTGGATATGGTGGCCGTGAAGTTTGGCAATCTTTTCCGAGCTGAGTGGATTGATCATTTGGGAATCGATTTTCTTATTCACAGATCATTCTCTTTACTGCTATTAGGCATTCACCTTTGGTTTATATATAAAGTATATAGACTTTCATATCGGAAGTCAAGTATATTGAAATGGTCACAAATAATGGTGGTTTTAATCTTTTTTGAAATCATCACAGGGGCTGGAATGGCCTACTTTGGTATTCCTGCCTTCTTGCAGCCTATCCACTTATTGGTGGGATCCTTGATCATCGGGGTGCAATTTGTGATTTTATTACAATTGAGAGATCAAAAGAAGATAGTGTTAAATACATCCAAATCATGA
- a CDS encoding SCO family protein: MKVVRLLQVMVLICILMVPVLIVLFLRNFGENEYDIPVLYENGVEDPFGDCNFTSEGQHYIPEFSFVAQDSSVVGRAEMEGKVTVVDFFFSSCPSICPVMSQEMERVQDAFRNESKVQLYSISIDPDYDTPKVLSEYAELHGAKPEKWFFLNGPKQEVYDLARCGFILPTVDGEGVAEDFVHSDKLALIDEKGRIRGYYSGTNREDVDLLILETKILLHGKE; encoded by the coding sequence ATGAAAGTGGTAAGATTATTACAGGTTATGGTGCTCATCTGTATCTTGATGGTACCTGTGCTGATTGTGTTGTTTCTCCGGAATTTTGGAGAAAATGAATATGATATTCCCGTGCTTTATGAAAATGGGGTAGAGGATCCTTTTGGTGATTGTAACTTTACTTCTGAAGGCCAGCATTATATTCCAGAGTTTAGTTTTGTGGCTCAGGACAGTAGTGTGGTGGGAAGAGCTGAAATGGAAGGAAAAGTGACTGTAGTTGACTTTTTCTTTTCTAGCTGTCCAAGCATTTGTCCTGTTATGTCACAGGAAATGGAGAGGGTCCAGGATGCTTTTCGTAACGAAAGCAAAGTACAGCTTTATTCGATCAGTATAGATCCGGATTATGACACCCCTAAAGTGCTTTCCGAATATGCAGAGCTTCATGGTGCCAAACCTGAAAAATGGTTTTTTCTTAATGGTCCCAAACAGGAAGTTTATGACTTGGCCCGATGTGGCTTTATTTTGCCTACTGTTGATGGAGAAGGTGTAGCAGAAGACTTTGTTCATAGTGATAAATTGGCGCTTATAGACGAGAAAGGAAGGATTAGGGGGTACTATAGTGGCACCAATCGAGAGGATGTGGACTTGCTGATTTTAGAGACAAAAATATTATTACATGGAAAAGAATAG
- a CDS encoding cytochrome c oxidase subunit II, giving the protein MMGFLIALGVLILVSIIWMVYRIQSLVSVVKGSDKKTATGSNKINAALFILFLLGAGGLMFWYSIKEFDNYTLPIASEHGVVTDKLFWITMAVTGVVFIITHILLFWFSYAYQYKEDKRASFYPDNNKLEIIWTLVPALVLTVLIVSGWKAWTDITAPAPENAHVVEVMGYQFAWEFRYPGKDNQLGSYDYRLINPSNSRGVDFTDKNSLDDFPSQKIVIPKGEPVLFKIRSRDVLHSVFAPHMRLKMDAVPGMPTRFWFVPTKTTAEMRAELQDEEFVYELACTEVCGGGHFSMRREIEVVEPAEYQKWMAEQQTFIEMDPELIADAPAEIKELAQIQIGE; this is encoded by the coding sequence ATTATGGGATTTCTTATTGCACTAGGTGTTTTAATATTAGTATCCATCATATGGATGGTGTACAGGATACAATCTTTGGTTTCTGTAGTTAAAGGTTCTGACAAGAAAACCGCTACCGGAAGCAACAAAATCAATGCTGCCTTGTTTATCCTTTTCCTATTGGGTGCTGGTGGCTTGATGTTTTGGTATTCCATCAAAGAGTTTGATAATTATACCCTACCGATTGCCTCTGAGCATGGTGTGGTTACTGATAAGTTGTTTTGGATAACCATGGCCGTTACTGGTGTGGTATTTATCATCACACATATCTTGCTTTTCTGGTTCAGTTATGCTTACCAGTACAAAGAGGATAAGAGAGCTTCTTTTTATCCTGACAACAACAAGTTGGAGATCATTTGGACTTTGGTGCCTGCATTGGTTTTGACTGTTTTGATTGTTTCTGGATGGAAAGCTTGGACGGATATTACTGCTCCTGCACCTGAAAATGCTCATGTTGTGGAAGTAATGGGATATCAATTTGCTTGGGAATTTAGATACCCTGGCAAGGACAACCAGTTGGGAAGCTATGATTACCGATTGATCAATCCTTCTAACTCTCGTGGAGTGGATTTCACTGACAAGAATTCTTTGGATGATTTTCCTTCGCAGAAAATTGTCATTCCTAAGGGAGAGCCTGTGCTTTTCAAAATCAGATCTAGAGATGTATTGCACTCTGTGTTTGCACCTCACATGAGATTGAAAATGGATGCAGTACCTGGTATGCCAACTAGATTTTGGTTTGTGCCTACCAAGACTACTGCTGAAATGAGAGCAGAACTTCAGGATGAAGAGTTTGTGTATGAGTTGGCTTGTACTGAAGTATGTGGTGGTGGTCACTTCTCCATGAGAAGAGAGATTGAAGTAGTGGAGCCAGCAGAGTACCAAAAATGGATGGCTGAGCAACAAACATTTATTGAAATGGACCCTGAATTGATTGCTGACGCTCCTGCTGAGATCAAGGAGTTGGCTCAGATTCAAATCGGTGAATAA
- a CDS encoding cytochrome c, with product MKIIKSIYLVALSAASLGVVSCGASGDNQGLEYAPQMYHSVAYEPLTQIQNEEAGSWLSNREDGKGEFYNSNVHNPHNMNMREPVPNTVPRNQYGMLPYRLKVADLTGADSVQNPIEVSEDVLKEGEHTYMQYCLPCHGPAGQGDGKVGEVIGGVANLTGGAYINLTEGHIFHVITHGKGRMGAHASQITPERRWKIVHYVKQVIQKQ from the coding sequence AGTAGTATCTTGCGGAGCTTCAGGGGATAATCAGGGACTGGAATATGCTCCTCAAATGTATCACTCTGTCGCTTATGAACCACTTACCCAAATTCAAAATGAAGAAGCTGGTAGCTGGTTGTCCAATAGAGAAGATGGTAAAGGTGAATTTTACAACAGTAACGTTCACAATCCTCATAATATGAACATGAGAGAACCAGTGCCAAACACGGTTCCTAGAAATCAATATGGAATGCTTCCTTATAGACTGAAAGTTGCCGACTTAACCGGTGCTGACAGCGTTCAAAATCCTATTGAAGTATCAGAGGATGTATTGAAAGAGGGAGAGCATACTTATATGCAATATTGCTTGCCATGTCACGGGCCTGCAGGTCAGGGTGATGGTAAAGTAGGTGAAGTAATTGGTGGTGTCGCTAACCTTACAGGTGGTGCTTACATCAACCTTACAGAAGGACACATTTTCCATGTAATTACGCACGGAAAAGGTAGAATGGGAGCTCATGCTTCTCAGATCACTCCGGAAAGAAGATGGAAGATTGTTCACTATGTTAAACAAGTAATTCAGAAACAATAA
- the cyoE gene encoding heme o synthase, translating into MRTVNLSEASFIESIIIRSKAYYELIKFRLSALVTFSAVFGFVLGDSGVIFSWGKFFALMVGGFLISGASGAANEILERDYDKLMKRTQNRPLPLNIISVNEAYWFAVVLALIGISVLWFFTNPLTTGLGVLSMILYAFVYTPLKRVGPIAVFVGAIPGAMPPLLGWTAATGAITYEALIIFGIQFIWQFPHFWAIAWVSDEDYKKAGFKLLPSGGRKDLNTAIQIMIYTLFLLPLGLLPSYFGLTGLNSGIVATVCGSLFLAQTFSLMRDCSRKSALKIMFGSFLYLPIVQIAYLLDKIP; encoded by the coding sequence ATGAGGACAGTTAATTTATCTGAAGCGTCCTTCATAGAGAGTATAATCATTAGAAGTAAAGCTTATTATGAACTGATTAAGTTCCGGCTTTCTGCTTTGGTTACCTTCTCTGCTGTTTTCGGATTTGTTTTGGGAGACAGTGGCGTAATATTTTCTTGGGGCAAGTTCTTTGCTTTGATGGTCGGAGGTTTTCTGATCAGTGGGGCTTCTGGAGCTGCCAATGAGATTTTGGAGAGGGATTATGATAAATTGATGAAGAGGACACAAAATAGACCTCTTCCATTAAACATTATCTCTGTCAATGAAGCATATTGGTTTGCCGTAGTATTGGCTTTGATAGGAATCAGTGTACTATGGTTCTTTACCAATCCCCTTACTACAGGTTTGGGCGTACTGAGCATGATCCTTTATGCTTTTGTTTACACTCCTCTAAAGAGAGTGGGGCCAATAGCTGTATTTGTAGGAGCTATTCCTGGGGCCATGCCTCCCTTGCTGGGATGGACCGCAGCTACTGGAGCTATTACATATGAGGCATTGATTATCTTCGGTATTCAATTTATCTGGCAATTCCCGCATTTCTGGGCCATTGCTTGGGTAAGTGATGAGGATTATAAAAAAGCTGGATTCAAGTTGCTTCCTTCAGGAGGTAGAAAGGATTTGAATACAGCCATCCAAATTATGATTTACACCCTGTTTTTATTGCCTTTGGGTTTATTGCCAAGTTATTTTGGTTTGACAGGTTTGAATTCAGGAATTGTAGCTACCGTTTGCGGATCTTTGTTTTTGGCACAAACCTTTTCTTTGATGAGGGATTGTTCCAGAAAGTCAGCATTGAAAATAATGTTTGGTTCATTCCTTTATTTGCCAATAGTGCAGATAGCTTATTTATTAGATAAAATACCATAA
- a CDS encoding cytochrome c oxidase subunit 3: protein MSSTAIEINSKRGTWGGGNEPLKASYGKLMMWFFLLSDIFTFAAFLITYGAIRVSYPAFEGPVHDFVSSNEYWPIPEMIFNAVPFLHGVHAPLVFVGIMTFILIMSSVTMVLAVEAGHRNDRQDVVKWMLWTMLGGITFLSCQAWEWSHFIHGTDAGTMMTYVNTFGETVKEVVFGANLHVNEYGPAPFAQLFFFITGFHGFHVTIGVVLLFLAFYQAAVGIYERRGHYEMIEKIGLYWHFVDLVWVFVFTFYYLV from the coding sequence ATGTCATCGACTGCAATTGAAATCAACTCCAAGAGAGGAACCTGGGGTGGTGGAAATGAGCCTTTAAAGGCCAGCTATGGAAAGCTCATGATGTGGTTTTTCCTTCTTTCCGACATCTTTACTTTTGCTGCTTTCTTGATCACTTATGGTGCGATCAGAGTAAGTTATCCTGCCTTTGAAGGCCCTGTTCATGATTTTGTCAGTTCTAATGAGTACTGGCCTATTCCAGAAATGATTTTCAATGCCGTGCCATTTCTGCATGGTGTTCATGCTCCCTTGGTATTCGTAGGTATCATGACATTTATCTTGATCATGTCTTCTGTAACAATGGTGTTGGCAGTAGAGGCAGGTCATAGAAATGATAGACAGGATGTCGTGAAGTGGATGCTTTGGACTATGCTAGGTGGAATTACATTCTTAAGCTGTCAGGCTTGGGAATGGTCTCACTTTATCCATGGAACGGACGCGGGAACGATGATGACTTATGTCAATACATTTGGAGAAACCGTGAAAGAAGTAGTTTTTGGGGCTAACTTGCATGTCAATGAGTATGGTCCGGCTCCTTTTGCGCAGTTGTTCTTCTTCATTACTGGTTTCCACGGATTCCACGTAACCATTGGTGTAGTATTGCTTTTCTTGGCTTTTTATCAGGCAGCTGTAGGTATCTACGAAAGAAGAGGTCACTACGAAATGATTGAAAAAATTGGTCTATACTGGCACTTTGTAGATTTGGTGTGGGTATTTGTATTTACCTTCTACTACCTTGTCTAA